In a single window of the Elusimicrobiota bacterium genome:
- a CDS encoding cache domain-containing protein, protein MEGIKKLFWWKGFGIRNKILISIIFSITVIIAAILISVITSETRRILANKQESVKNIINSVDNAFNQQMMQMDSYGALLTRDRYLNETIRTTLFTGETQELIKHIVNLKADMKLYNLVVCVPEGKVLADAMLEMKYAEEAKIDFLFERGKKWRTISSLVLENEKFWMKACVPIRERTKLIAIVIMYNEIGKEFVDEIEEITGAKIALLKVTGENKGKVVISAIPKMEGIEIENDSIKKALSTDKTDYILNYVVGDKTNIVGVKPLKNLKNEVIGISMNIVNTTDIIAMRRDLAKAIGITAIFGLIISFLMAFFTAWVLSKPILKLVEGTQRLASGDFSYRPEKRL, encoded by the coding sequence ATGGAAGGAATAAAAAAATTATTTTGGTGGAAAGGTTTTGGTATACGAAATAAAATTTTAATTTCAATTATTTTTTCAATAACAGTGATAATAGCAGCAATTCTTATTTCTGTAATTACTTCTGAAACGAGGAGAATATTAGCAAATAAACAGGAATCAGTAAAAAATATTATAAATTCTGTTGATAACGCATTTAACCAACAAATGATGCAGATGGACTCTTACGGGGCTTTATTAACGAGAGATCGATATCTTAATGAGACAATAAGGACAACACTGTTTACTGGGGAAACTCAGGAATTAATAAAGCACATTGTAAATCTAAAAGCTGATATGAAACTTTATAATCTTGTTGTATGTGTTCCAGAAGGTAAGGTACTTGCTGATGCAATGCTTGAGATGAAATATGCTGAAGAAGCAAAAATAGATTTTTTATTTGAGAGAGGGAAGAAATGGAGAACAATATCAAGTTTAGTGTTAGAGAATGAGAAGTTTTGGATGAAGGCATGTGTTCCCATCAGAGAAAGAACGAAACTTATAGCAATAGTCATAATGTATAATGAAATTGGAAAGGAATTTGTAGATGAAATAGAAGAAATAACAGGAGCAAAAATAGCTCTTTTAAAAGTTACAGGAGAAAATAAAGGTAAAGTGGTGATTTCCGCAATACCAAAAATGGAAGGGATTGAGATAGAAAATGATTCTATCAAGAAAGCTCTATCCACTGACAAAACGGATTATATATTGAATTATGTTGTAGGAGATAAGACAAATATAGTAGGAGTTAAACCTCTAAAAAATTTGAAGAATGAAGTAATAGGAATATCAATGAACATAGTAAATACTACGGATATAATTGCTATGAGGAGAGATTTAGCAAAAGCTATAGGAATAACGGCAATTTTTGGATTAATTATCAGTTTTTTAATGGCTTTCTTTACAGCATGGGTCCTATCTAAGCCAATTTTAAAATTAGTTGAAGGAACACAAAGATTAGCTAGTGGAGACTTCAGTTATCGACCTGAAAAACGGCTATAA
- a CDS encoding permease → MNIYHKIPINLKTAILAGIFLPLCTCGIFPLVKSLMLNKNIKGYVILTFLLITPMLSPYTIFLSYSILGVEYLAARVICAILIAVVGGLIITSFSEFEEKRMLILNQQKSNICNPLYINKKINYIDYGLFFFRTMSKFVLIGIVIGSLLSTFLPPQFIDRYINNTLLGLFSTVFVAIPVNICSGQEVILLKPLQTLGLTMGHQIAFTIAATGICAGVLPLYYSLFGKKLTCIIVFYFFISAISSSFLINWIIKIFL, encoded by the coding sequence ATGAATATATATCACAAAATACCTATAAATTTAAAAACGGCAATCCTGGCAGGAATATTTTTACCATTATGTACATGCGGTATATTCCCTTTGGTTAAAAGTCTTATGTTAAATAAGAATATTAAAGGGTATGTTATATTAACATTTTTACTTATTACTCCTATGTTGAGTCCGTATACAATTTTTCTTTCCTATTCTATATTAGGTGTAGAATATCTTGCTGCAAGGGTAATATGTGCCATTCTAATTGCAGTTGTTGGAGGATTGATTATTACAAGTTTTTCTGAATTCGAAGAGAAAAGAATGCTTATTTTAAATCAACAAAAATCTAATATCTGCAATCCTTTGTATATAAATAAAAAGATAAATTATATTGATTATGGGCTCTTTTTTTTCAGAACAATGAGTAAGTTTGTTTTAATAGGAATTGTAATAGGCAGTTTATTGTCGACATTTTTACCTCCACAATTTATTGATAGATATATCAATAATACATTATTAGGTTTATTTTCTACTGTATTTGTTGCTATTCCGGTAAATATATGTTCAGGACAAGAAGTTATCTTATTGAAACCTTTACAAACTCTGGGTCTAACAATGGGGCATCAGATAGCATTTACAATTGCTGCTACAGGTATTTGTGCTGGTGTCCTCCCATTATATTATTCACTTTTTGGTAAGAAACTTACGTGTATAATTGTATTTTATTTTTTTATAAGTGCAATAAGTAGCAGTTTTTTGATTAATTGGATAATTAAAATCTTTTTATAA